The following nucleotide sequence is from Falco naumanni isolate bFalNau1 chromosome 6, bFalNau1.pat, whole genome shotgun sequence.
TTTAGCTTTCCTAGCCTCATCTGATATATAGGCTTACaattctcttcatttttgtttcctctttgtACCTGTTCTTTGgagtttttcttcaaataaattatCAGTTGTACAGTAATGCAGGGAAAAATTCCTCCATGCTTGTATAACACTGTTGcccagaagtaattttctttatttgtatcAGGATAAGGTTCTTCTTTCTCGCAAACTTATTCCCAAACAGTGACCTCCCTTGCAGTAAAAACATCTCTAAACAGCAGGGGTCAGATATTTAGTTGTCTACAAGGAACTAGATCACTTAAATAACTTTGCTGAGCTGGCcttaaaaacacacagcaaTTATGATTTTCAATCCGCTCTTGGAAAGCTGCATTccaaatcacagaatggctgcaAGCCTTCtggtcatctagtccaagctctgctcaagcagggccacaAAGAGCTTGGTTGCCCAGGCCCAcatccagatggcttttgagtatctccaaagTGGGAGACTCCCCTATGTCCTTGGACAGTCAATTCCAACCTGCCCCCTACATTACCAGAAAGCCTCTGCAAAATATGAGCTGTGTTTATAAACAAAAGGGACAGGTAGCACCAGCCCTTTACACTGTCCTTCCTCAGCTCAAGAGGGTAACACCACTGTTAACAATAACACTGAACATGGAACAGTCAGCAACATCCACACGCAGCTCTGTGTAACTCTCTAAACCAATTTTTTTGTCTAGATTTGACCATAAAGTGGAAGAAGCATCCACCTGTCTTCACCACACCAGGTAACAGCTGCTGTTTGGCACAAGTGGTCCTTATAGGTGGCATTTTAGAAACCAGTAAAGctcttaaagaaaatacattttacagttCAAGATACTGCTAAGGTTTTCCATGTAACTAAGTAGCATTTGCAATGTATCAGCAAGACTTTAAACTAACATAAGTTCCTTGAAAAGTATTATATTGtctattttcagaaacaaggaGAACAGTAACTACCAGCTTGAGAAAAGGAATTTCATACTAGATTAACATCAGGTATTTACTTAAACTGAAGATTAATTTATCAATTCTCAGTATAAAATATATGATTAAGGACATAACTATTTCCATCAGACTACTCAAAGAATTATCAGAAGTACAGACAAGAGAACTGCCTAATAAAGAAAAGACGTTCATATCCCAATTACCCAGCAATGACGCAAATCTTCTGTTCCTGAAATTTTgtgagatacttttttttttcctctcacaaGTATTGCAAGAGAACCTGGGATCAGGGAATGCAACTTTCAGCAGATGGGACATACCACGAAGCCTccaaacacaatttttaaatgaaaagttattACTATACAATGTAACGTgcacctccttccctccctttaaACATTGTCAGTTAGACAAGAgttactttgggttttttaaattcattttttacaagaaaagaagTGGCACTGTTTAAACTGATGAACACTACCCAAATTATAACTGACCTCATGCTATTATGAAGCTACTCGGGCATGAAAAAGTTCCTCCATATCTTCTCTAGCAGAGTCGGTGCTAAACCTGAAGCTCTCAGCAGAACCTGGAGCAAACTAGAACCCCGAGTTACCCTGAGTTTCACGCTGGGCCAAAACACTGGATGCACCCATGGTCAGCCATTGCTCTGGGGACAACAGCAATGAACAAATTCAAGACATGCAAATCTCTCCAGAATCACATGCCAACTTGCAATTTTGAAGCTTATGTTGCTGCTTATGcttttgcagacattttttgGTAGGCAGTGTCACATCAGACTTTTCacacttggatttttttttgtgtgcttctACATGCTTTTGGAAAGCACGTTTATCTACCGTAGAAAATTTACACCTCTTGCAGCGCAACTTTAGTGAGTCAGTAAGTGCCTCTTCAGATGGCTAGATGTGCGGAAAGCAACAGCACACTGACCACACTTGAATGGCTTCTCCCCTGTATGAATTCTCAAATGTAGCTTCAAGTTTCCATTGCGGGCTGTGCAATAGCCACACACTTCACAAGtatgtattttgaaaggtaGCAGCTTTTGTTCACAGAGCCAGCCAGTAGATGAGCTTTCCTCAGAAGAGTGTGAGGCCAGATGCTTTTTCAAGGACAACCATTTGTTTGTTGAATAGTCACAGCTCCTGCACTTTAAATACCCTATATTAAAATGTGTCACACTGTGTCTTCTCAGGTGACTGGAAGTACGAAACTTCTTCTGACAAACACCACAGCTGTAAGGTTTCTCACCTGTGTGAGTTCTTACATGTACTTCAAGGTTGCCTAAAACATAAGTAGCATACTCACACTCTGCACACTGATAGAATTGTGGCTGACTTTGTGctagcaaataattttcttcgCCCCTTCGGACATCTGGCTGTAGTCCACAGACTTCTGAACCATGCAAGGAATGGATGCCGTTTGAACCTTCCAAGAAAGCCAAATCTCTTTCTGGACACAGGCTGATTTTACGACACAATTCAAGATTCTCTAAGCTGTTATCTACATAGAAGCTATGGCCAAACTCATATCCATCCTTTATGTGGGTAACACTGTGTTTCTGCAAATGGTTTGATGTTTTAAATGTCTTATTGCATTCTTTACACACAAAGGGCCTTCCATCTGTATGTATTTCTAGGTGCAGCTTAAAGTCACTATGAACAGCGGTAGCATAGTTGCAGTGCTGGCACTTGTACGTTTTGAATGTAGACAAATTTAAAGGCCACACATCCTTTAAGTTTTCCACAAATTTATGATATGCATTATCATCTTGAACTTGTGAATGACAAGCCTTGGAGTCAAAGAGATGTCCCTCTTTGGAAATGATAGCATCTGTGTTGTATGAGTTCAGAGGAGCTTCTGATTTATTGCCGATAACAGGTAAGCTGCTGCTTCCATGGCTGTTTTCAGGGAATTTCTTTCCAGAGCACATTTTCTTATTGTCCCACACATCATCTGCCCGCTCAAATTCTACTTCAGAAGCCAGCATTCCCCCATTGAGACAATTTTCCTTACcagaaagagacaaagaaacaCAGTCCTTAGAATCACTGTCAGATTcacatattttgcttttatgatATTCATTGCTCCAATTTGTATAACTATTAGCAGTAGCCTTAAACTGTTCATGACATTTCTTATGAAAGCTGAGACGTCCTCTCGTATAAAACACTATGTTACACTCACCACATGTGTAATTCTTTAAAGGTCTTTGAGTTCTCTTTCTTCCACCTAGGTGGAGTTGCTGCTCTTGGCATGTTTCCTTGCCAGCACATAATCTTCTGTGTCTGTTTAACCCCGTGGTGCCTGTGAATTCAAACTGGCAGAACTCACAGGAATACAGTTTAGTCCCAGTATGCACATAGCTATGCCTTACCATGCTTGCATAATACAACGAAAAAAAGGTGCAAAACCTGCACTGGTACAGCTTATACCCAGCATGCCAATACATGTGATTTAACAGATAGGATAAGCTGACACAGGAGTAATCGCACTGAGGACACTGGTAAGGTGGCCTCTCTTTATGTCCCTTCATGTGATGAATAAAAATCCTAGGCTTTGatgaagcaaagaaacaaattttgcaagaaaaactAATCGGCACACCCAGAGGTGTAAAGTCCCGTTCAATTCTGATGAAAAATTTCTCatacttactttcttttttcttggtgtCAGATTTTCTCTCTTTGGATCTTCTCTGTCTAACTTTTCTCgcatttattctattttttcttgccttttgcaACGTAGTGATTTTCTTGCGAAATTTAAGGCGATTCTTAAGGttgacagaaaagagaaagattcTTTTACAAAAGTAGgatttgtgtattttcttatatttatgAGCTgaataaatatgtttctttaGATGTGTGGTGCTTTTACATACAGAATTACAAAGCCTGCACTTCAAATTCAACCTTTCATTCTTATTTAAAGAACAAGATGCTTTAGAAAGACGTTTGATGGTCACACTATTACTTAGGCATGCCAAACCTTCCTGCTGGCTTTGGAATTCTTTTGGGCTTGCATGAGGAGAAACAACTTTTTGTTTACGGTATCTTTTCTTAGCACGTGGCCTTAATGTCTCACAAATATGCTCTCCAGTAGTATTTGATGCAGCAGAAGGGGAAGTGTTTGTCTCCGGTTTCCCTACATCTTTTAGCAGTTCTTCTGAATTAGGAGAACATCCATTAAGAAGTGGAGCAGAACAATTATAGGTAAATTTCGCTTCTTCTTTCAAGCCATGTTCCAAAAGAGAACTCAGagtttcatcttcatttttgctTCCCTTTATGTTATTAGCTTCATTTTCTCCATTCTTTGAAGAATCAGGATCTACATGGGGATAAAAAGTCACATACATGCCATTTCATACAATCACCAATGTTCATGATTAATTGGTAGTAACAATCCCAAACCGTCTAATGACTTGCTTGCTCTTCACTCtttccttaatattttcttatctCCACTTCCTTCCTAATGTTTCTCTCAATGCTTCCCACCCccacatttaaatgttttaaggaGAGGAATCTTAGTTATGAGCCTGCTTCTTcccactttcttctttcattcaAAGCTCTGAATTTCACAGGAGAATGCTGCATCCCCTGGTTTTTGATGAAACAGCTTTATGATAGAATTACTGTGAAAGTATTGCCACTAGACTTTGCTAGGACTCCAATCTCACAAGTACGATGCTccttctgatttcttctttgtatttcattttttcccacaTGAGGCACCACCGTTTTGCAAACTGGAGCAGAACGAAACAGTACCAACTTATTGTAGTTTCACTACTTTTCAGAGAAGTCTGTGAAAGAACTAAGCATACTCCAGCCAATGTTCTCTTTCTGCTGCATAATCTACGCTGAAATGCCTACTCTAAAATAAGTGTTTGGCATTCTTTCCATACACTTTCCCACCCATTTAAAAAACTTGCACTAGTCTTATTAACAACTTACCTTCCATTTTAACAACTGCCTCCGTCTCCTTGTGGATTTCTGGTTGTGTCTCTTGACCACCATCAGAAAGAACACTTGCAACACTGACAAGTTCCTCTTCGTGTTGGGATACCACTGTCAAAGTCAGCTGTCCGCTTGTCCCAATGGTATCATCTCTGCCCTCACTGTcagcagaggagagaggcagCCGAATCTGAAAACCATCATCACTATCACATTTTTCTCCGTCACTGATTTTGTTTACCTCTGTAAGCTGTGTTTTGCAAGACAATGTAGGCAACATGTCATTTTGCCTATATTTATCTGTGTCTGCATCACAGTGGTCACTTAACAGATCAAAATGGTTGTTACATGCACTCTCAGCAACCCAAGGTTCTTCAGAGTATTTCACACTACAATCCTTATTTGAAGCAggcttgttttcttccaaaatgcttAAACCATCACTGTCATTTGCAGGTGTCACATCACTTTTGAGGAAAACCCTGTTGTTTAGGTGACCCTCCTGCTTGCTCTCCTTCCTCAGCTCTGGAACGCTGGCTGCTTGCTCCTCAGCCTCCGCCCAGAGAAAGTCATCATCGCTCAGCACTAAGATAGTGATCGGGAGAACGATTTCAAAGACATTCGACTCTGAGGAcaggaaaaatgagatttttaaggCTACTTTCAAAATATCTCAACTACTCGCAGGCCGCCCGACACCCCGCCGGGCCTACGTGCCACTGCGCGTGCGCACacctgccccgccgccgcgcggACGGGATAGGTACGGAGTCCCCCTGCGCCTTCCCCCGGCCCGCTCAGAGCCCCGCCAGGTCCCCACCAGGAAAACGGGCACCTACCGCTGTCGTCGGCCAGCTCCGAGCTCCCCTGTTTCACTGACATGTCCCGACACGGCCGGCCGGCTCCCTGCTCGCATGAAACCACGCTCTCCGGGCCGCAGCGGCGCTGCGCGATCACACTCCGGGGGTGGGGAGAAAGTGGGGCCGGTGcgcacagctgctgcctcctgatTGGAGGGAGCGGCGGGGGGCGTGGCCTGAGGAGGCGGGCGGGGTCTGACCCGACCTGAGGTAACTGCGCGGGCGCGGGCGTTTCGGTGTAAGTggtttaaaaatcaatttactCACACATTACCTACCCCTACCCATTACCTACACACACGGCCAGCCACACAGGTAAACTCGGACAGAAAACGTAAAGCACTCGCACAAATATGAGTGGTAGAGATGGCCTGATCCTGTGCCTCTTCAACTGCCTGATCACAGTGGGATTCTGCTAATGGAATGagcatacatacatatatatatgtatatgcatactAATTGTAGAGTAATGAAGctgggttgattagcattgataatatacaactgtaGGCTGGCTTCAGGGTTGTCGGGTTggtgatgtagataaggtgcagctgtagCTGTTCTGTTAAGAGGGAGCAGTcaaggaagagaggggaggaagaagctgAGAGGAGGGAATGCAagccctggatgaggagaaggcagcagagggactggtatgaagagtatgttggtatgagatggtaaaagaccttgttgcagctggctagtttggagagtgctgtgacacctactatatatatgtacacacagtATAGATCATTGCAATAGCTGGTGTTGTGCTCAAGGTCTTGTTTATGGGCAAAGAAACAGCACACTTCATATCAATCAATAAATATCAAattgagatatatatatatctcaagCCAAGAATTTGTTTGCACAGCTGATATCTTAACAGCCTAATTCAAGAATCATTATTAGTCTAGATCTAAttattaggggaaaaaaagaataaaatggtGTTTAGAATACTTGTGGAGAAGAAATCTCAGTAATAGCAATTCAATTAAAACTCTAAAATAGGTACTTAGTTTCTCTCACCTTTTCTTGGTGTTATGCTCACCTTTTCATTGTTTAAGTTTTTGACAGTGAGGAGAATAACACCTGAATTGTCATCCTCAAGTCTTTCATTAATAAGAATATGATGTAGATGttgctggtttctttttcttgcagtagTGGACTTTCATGTTCAGCCCCCATACTGAACAGTCCATAAGCTGTGAGTTACAACATTAGTCCTAATTTCATGGTAATTTCCCAATTCATTGAGGCAAGTATCCACCTTGTAGTCCATAAAGTGGAAAATGCCTGTATTTGGTCCTTTTCCTGACATGGTGTACTTCAAGAGTCTATGTTTTGCCTGAGTTATAATTGATCTGCCTCCTATGATATAACACCAGTCTTCTAAGGTCCATACTGGCACCACTCCTTCACACAAAATGAGCTGTTTCCATTCTTGGTGAGGGCATATGATCATATGCCATAGCTTGTTGCTTCTTCCCCTGGTTTTGTGATACTGTGGCTCCCTACATCCAGAGTGGCTGcaaattacaaacaaaatgGGTATGCTGGAAAATTATTATGCAGGTACCTACgctaatttcattttcagagctAACGGGGCTTTGAATCTGGTTCAGATTCCCAGTCCTGGTCTTTCATTAACAGCTTGGTTAAGGGCTTACAATTTCTGCAAACATGAGTATAAAATCTCTAGGAAAGTTAAATAGTCCCAAAGAAGATCTTAACTCACGGAAATTTGTATGTGCAGGGAGCTTTCCTCTAGACAAAGGACACTTTGCTGTAACAGCCCCTACAAGCCCAGAATGAAATGGCCTGCCTTAGggaggggca
It contains:
- the LOC121089740 gene encoding zinc finger protein 724-like isoform X2 translates to MSVKQGSSELADDSESNVFEIVLPITILVLSDDDFLWAEAEEQAASVPELRKESKQEGHLNNRVFLKSDVTPANDSDGLSILEENKPASNKDCSVKYSEEPWVAESACNNHFDLLSDHCDADTDKYRQNDMLPTLSCKTQLTEVNKISDGEKCDSDDGFQIRLPLSSADSEGRDDTIGTSGQLTLTVVSQHEEELVSVASVLSDGGQETQPEIHKETEAVVKMEDPDSSKNGENEANNIKGSKNEDETLSSLLEHGLKEEAKFTYNCSAPLLNGCSPNSEELLKDVGKPETNTSPSAASNTTGEHICETLRPRAKKRYRKQKVVSPHASPKEFQSQQEGLACLSNSVTIKRLSKASCSLNKNERLNLKCRLCNSVCKSTTHLKKHIYSAHKYKKIHKSYFCKRIFLFSVNLKNRLKFRKKITTLQKARKNRINARKVRQRRSKERKSDTKKKESTTGLNRHRRLCAGKETCQEQQLHLGGRKRTQRPLKNYTCGECNIVFYTRGRLSFHKKCHEQFKATANSYTNWSNEYHKSKICESDSDSKDCVSLSLSGKENCLNGGMLASEVEFERADDVWDNKKMCSGKKFPENSHGSSSLPVIGNKSEAPLNSYNTDAIISKEGHLFDSKACHSQVQDDNAYHKFVENLKDVWPLNLSTFKTYKCQHCNYATAVHSDFKLHLEIHTDGRPFVCKECNKTFKTSNHLQKHSVTHIKDGYEFGHSFYVDNSLENLELCRKISLCPERDLAFLEGSNGIHSLHGSEVCGLQPDVRRGEENYLLAQSQPQFYQCAECEYATYVLGNLEVHVRTHTGEKPYSCGVCQKKFRTSSHLRRHSVTHFNIGYLKCRSCDYSTNKWLSLKKHLASHSSEESSSTGWLCEQKLLPFKIHTCEVCGYCTARNGNLKLHLRIHTGEKPFKCGQCAVAFRTSSHLKRHLLTH
- the LOC121089740 gene encoding uncharacterized protein LOC121089740 isoform X3, producing the protein MSVKQGSSELADDSESNVFEIVLPITILVLSDDDFLWAEAEEQAASVPELRKESKQEGHLNNRVFLKSDVTPANDSDGLSILEENKPASNKDCSVKYSEEPWVAESACNNHFDLLSDHCDADTDKYRQNDMLPTLSCKTQLTEVNKISDGEKCDSDDGFQIRLPLSSADSEGRDDTIGTSGQLTLTVVSQHEEELVSVASVLSDGGQETQPEIHKETEAVVKMEDPDSSKNGENEANNIKGSKNEDETLSSLLEHGLKEEAKFTYNCSAPLLNGCSPNSEELLKDVGKPETNTSPSAASNTTGEHICETLRPRAKKRYRKQKVVSPHASPKEFQSQQEGLACLSNSVTIKRLSKASCSLNKNERLNLKCRLCNSVCKSTTHLKKHIYSAHKYKKIHKSYFCKRIFLFSVNLKNRLKFRKKITTLQKARKNRINARKVRQRRSKERKSDTKKKERKLSQWGNAGF
- the LOC121089740 gene encoding zinc finger protein 107-like isoform X1, translated to MSVKQGSSELADDSESNVFEIVLPITILVLSDDDFLWAEAEEQAASVPELRKESKQEGHLNNRVFLKSDVTPANDSDGLSILEENKPASNKDCSVKYSEEPWVAESACNNHFDLLSDHCDADTDKYRQNDMLPTLSCKTQLTEVNKISDGEKCDSDDGFQIRLPLSSADSEGRDDTIGTSGQLTLTVVSQHEEELVSVASVLSDGGQETQPEIHKETEAVVKMEDPDSSKNGENEANNIKGSKNEDETLSSLLEHGLKEEAKFTYNCSAPLLNGCSPNSEELLKDVGKPETNTSPSAASNTTGEHICETLRPRAKKRYRKQKVVSPHASPKEFQSQQEGLACLSNSVTIKRLSKASCSLNKNERLNLKCRLCNSVCKSTTHLKKHIYSAHKYKKIHKSYFCKRIFLFSVNLKNRLKFRKKITTLQKARKNRINARKVRQRRSKERKSDTKKKESKYEKFFIRIERDFTPLGVPISFSCKICFFASSKPRIFIHHMKGHKERPPYQCPQCDYSCVSLSYLLNHMYWHAGYKLYQCRFCTFFSLYYASMVRHSYVHTGTKLYSCEFCQFEFTGTTGLNRHRRLCAGKETCQEQQLHLGGRKRTQRPLKNYTCGECNIVFYTRGRLSFHKKCHEQFKATANSYTNWSNEYHKSKICESDSDSKDCVSLSLSGKENCLNGGMLASEVEFERADDVWDNKKMCSGKKFPENSHGSSSLPVIGNKSEAPLNSYNTDAIISKEGHLFDSKACHSQVQDDNAYHKFVENLKDVWPLNLSTFKTYKCQHCNYATAVHSDFKLHLEIHTDGRPFVCKECNKTFKTSNHLQKHSVTHIKDGYEFGHSFYVDNSLENLELCRKISLCPERDLAFLEGSNGIHSLHGSEVCGLQPDVRRGEENYLLAQSQPQFYQCAECEYATYVLGNLEVHVRTHTGEKPYSCGVCQKKFRTSSHLRRHSVTHFNIGYLKCRSCDYSTNKWLSLKKHLASHSSEESSSTGWLCEQKLLPFKIHTCEVCGYCTARNGNLKLHLRIHTGEKPFKCGQCAVAFRTSSHLKRHLLTH